In the Kribbella sp. NBC_00482 genome, one interval contains:
- a CDS encoding YciI family protein: MLLIYSNAESWASLSAEQRDGLSEAHEALSRELTEQGLLVSAAGLADPITTRTVQVRDDTTTTTDGPYAEAKEHLAGFYLVECDTIDQAIGYAARMPDAEYVAVEVRPVMDMSGLEM; encoded by the coding sequence ATGCTGCTGATCTACAGCAACGCCGAGAGCTGGGCGAGCCTGTCGGCCGAGCAACGCGACGGCCTGAGCGAGGCGCACGAGGCACTGTCGCGGGAGCTGACCGAGCAGGGCCTGCTGGTCAGTGCCGCCGGTCTGGCCGACCCGATCACCACCCGGACCGTTCAGGTGCGTGACGACACCACGACCACGACGGACGGGCCGTACGCCGAGGCGAAGGAGCACCTGGCCGGGTTCTACCTGGTGGAGTGCGACACCATCGACCAGGCGATCGGGTACGCGGCCCGCATGCCGGACGCCGAGTACGTCGCCGTGGAGGTGCGACCGGTCATGGACATGTCTGGGCTGGAGATGTGA
- a CDS encoding RNA polymerase sigma factor, which produces MTGFELLLREQTPQVLSALVRHYGHFDLAEEAVQEALLAASQQWPTEGVPDNPRGWLIRVGSRRLTDLLRSESARRRREENAAQLAAPEEFVASGPEIDDPGGSDDTLTLLFLCCHPALSAASQIALTLRAVGGLTTAQIAAAFLVPEATMAQRISRAKRSIKQAGSSFEMPPEAERDERMGAVLHVLYLIFNEGYTASSGTSLHSAELTTEAIRLVRGVRKLLPDDGEVAGLLALMLLTDARRAARTGADGTLIPLAEQDRSKWNRAAIVEGEAMVSDALSRTQLGPYQVQAAIAAVHDTAERADDTDWRQIVALYDVLEQLVDNPMVKLNHAVAVGMAVGPKEGLAVLEPLESDDRMNHRLEAVRAHLLEMSGDVAAARESYLLAARRTTSMPERSYLQSKADRLT; this is translated from the coding sequence GTGACTGGCTTCGAGCTGCTGCTGCGGGAGCAGACGCCGCAGGTGCTCAGTGCGCTGGTCCGGCACTACGGGCACTTCGACCTGGCCGAGGAAGCGGTCCAGGAGGCTCTGCTCGCGGCCTCGCAGCAGTGGCCGACCGAAGGCGTGCCGGACAACCCGCGTGGCTGGCTGATCCGGGTCGGGTCGCGTCGGCTCACCGATCTGCTCCGTAGCGAGTCGGCCAGACGGCGGCGTGAGGAGAACGCGGCACAGCTCGCCGCCCCGGAGGAGTTCGTCGCGTCAGGCCCGGAGATCGACGATCCGGGCGGTAGCGACGACACACTGACTTTGCTGTTCCTCTGTTGCCATCCGGCGTTGTCGGCGGCGTCGCAGATCGCACTGACGCTGCGTGCGGTCGGTGGTCTCACCACTGCGCAGATCGCGGCCGCGTTCCTGGTGCCGGAGGCAACCATGGCGCAGCGGATCAGCCGGGCGAAGCGGAGCATCAAGCAGGCAGGCAGTTCGTTCGAGATGCCGCCGGAGGCGGAGCGGGACGAGCGGATGGGCGCCGTACTGCATGTGCTCTACCTGATCTTCAACGAGGGCTACACGGCGTCGTCCGGTACGTCGTTGCACAGTGCGGAGCTGACGACCGAGGCGATCCGGCTGGTGCGTGGCGTGCGGAAGCTGCTGCCGGACGACGGTGAGGTGGCGGGGCTGCTGGCGCTGATGCTGCTGACCGACGCGCGGCGGGCGGCACGGACCGGTGCGGACGGGACACTGATCCCGCTGGCCGAGCAGGACCGCTCCAAATGGAACCGGGCCGCCATCGTCGAGGGGGAGGCGATGGTGAGCGATGCGCTGTCGCGGACGCAGCTGGGGCCGTACCAGGTACAGGCCGCGATCGCTGCGGTACATGACACGGCAGAGCGTGCTGACGACACGGACTGGCGGCAGATCGTCGCGCTGTACGACGTACTCGAGCAACTGGTCGACAACCCGATGGTGAAGCTCAACCACGCGGTGGCAGTGGGTATGGCGGTCGGCCCGAAGGAGGGGCTCGCCGTACTCGAGCCACTCGAGTCGGACGACCGCATGAACCACCGGCTCGAGGCTGTCCGCGCGCATCTGCTCGAGATGTCCGGTGACGTAGCCGCTGCGCGGGAGAGCTACCTGCTGGCGGCCCGCCGTACGACGAGCATGCCGGAGCGGAGCTACCTGCAGTCGAAGGCGGACCGGCTGACCTGA
- a CDS encoding DUF4240 domain-containing protein, whose amino-acid sequence MDRDSFWGLVEDARASVDDTVADPDGVADALTKVLGTAEAEEIVGFGTELARLQVESYRWDLWAAAYLINSGASEDGFDSFRGWLLAQGREVWEAAMTEPDSLADVVDEDRPEGFEGFDGEGMLHVGSHAYKNLTGDEPAYWKAVDRDAPDTPDLPVGKEIDFDDEEDLQTRLPRLSALYLNA is encoded by the coding sequence GTGGACAGGGATTCGTTCTGGGGTCTGGTCGAGGATGCGCGGGCCTCGGTGGATGACACCGTGGCTGATCCGGACGGGGTTGCGGACGCGCTGACCAAGGTGCTTGGTACGGCGGAGGCCGAGGAGATCGTCGGGTTCGGGACCGAACTCGCGCGGTTGCAGGTCGAGTCGTACCGCTGGGATCTGTGGGCGGCGGCGTACCTGATCAACTCCGGTGCTTCGGAGGACGGGTTCGACTCGTTCCGGGGCTGGCTGCTCGCCCAAGGGCGGGAGGTGTGGGAAGCGGCGATGACCGAACCGGATTCGCTCGCCGACGTGGTGGACGAGGACCGGCCGGAGGGGTTCGAGGGCTTCGACGGCGAAGGCATGCTGCACGTCGGCAGCCACGCCTACAAGAACCTGACAGGCGACGAGCCGGCGTACTGGAAGGCCGTCGACCGCGACGCCCCGGACACCCCGGACCTCCCCGTAGGCAAGGAAATCGACTTCGACGACGAAGAAGATCTGCAGACGCGCCTGCCACGGCTCTCAGCGCTGTACCTCAACGCCTGA